The sequence CGTTGATGTCTAGGTTGCCCTTGAAGACGAACTGCCCGGGCTTCCAGTGGAAGGAGAGGTGGCTCCACTCCCAGTGCATGTTCTCCGTGGTGTTGTAGGGGTCCTGCAAGCACAAGCACGAGGAGAGGCAGGTGTGAGCCAGCCCCATGCCACGCTCCGCTCCCTACCCGTCCGTCTCCCACCTCGGTGGCCAGCTGGTGCAGGTTGGCCTGCTCGATGTCCATGTGCCAGTCCCCGTGGAAGAGAAGGCGGCTCTTGTCCCACCAGGGCAACGGGGCGCTGGGGTCCTCCGAGGGCTTGGTGAGGAGATCCACGCACTGGCCGATGAGAGTCCAGGCCGGGTCCCAGCAGGGCCCCCACACGATGGTGTACTGGGAGATCTCagctggggacacggggcacGGCTCAGTCctctgccctgtccccaccccgGCAGAGagccccctcgcccccccccccccgccctccccccaGCTCTTACAGTGGAAGTCGTGGTAGAACTTGAGGGGAGGCATGTTCCTCTCCACCGTCGCGTccccccagggcagccccagcttcaGGACCTGGCGGCGCCGGGAGCAGGCCTGGCCGCACTGCTCCGCCCCGATCAGCCGGCCCGAGAGCTGCCAGTTCCGGATCTCGAAGAGGTAGCGAGGGTAGTCGCGGATCCGCACTGCGGGGCGGAGCGAGGGCCGATGGAGGTGGCAGCAGACGGGCGCTGCTCTGATCCCGACACTCTGGGCTGCCTCAGGAGCCACCACCCTGTCGCCTCTCTGCTCCATTCCCACTCCCTTGCACCTCTGAAAATCGTCTCCCCCGCTCGGCCACGCAACACGCGGTGCCAGTAGGTCCCTGCCTTGAAAACCCACGCCACGCAGCCACTGCGACGTCCTCTGAGGACACCCTCAACGCAAGACCACTCACCAAAGAAGCTGCCCACGCTGCCCTTCATCATGCGGCACCACTGGGTGACCATCTCCAGCCCCTCGGGGGGGAAGGGGCTGACGCTGTCCATGTCCCTCATCTGCTCCACGACACGCTCCGTGCCGTGGAAGGACTCGTCAGCCATGGCCACCAGCTCCAGGTGGGCCAGGGTCCAGGTGAGGAGAGCCCTCCGCATGGGCGTGTTGGCATAGAGGCGCCGGGAGCGCTGGATGTAGATCTCGATGTTCTTCTTCTCCAGCGAGGCGTAGAGCTCCTCGATCTTgcgggcaggcagcagctccccgtgCTGCTTGCGCAGCGCGGCCACCTTGGcgtccagcagctgcagccgcTTGGCGCTCTCCTTGCTCTCGTCCTTCATCAGCTCGTAGTTGTCTCGTAGCTTGACCTCGAAGACGTCGTCCAGGAAGACCCAGGAGAAGTGCGTCACTTTGAGCAGGAGGTCGGGAGGCAGCGCCGTGCCGGCGGGGCGCCCGCGCCGGTTGCAAGCCCTTCAGCCACTTCTGCACGCCCACGGCGGCGTCCAGCGTGCGGGAGAAGTCGTACTGGTAGGGGAACTCGATGCCGACGCTGGCGAAGGAGAAGGCCCAGCCGCGGTTGCGGAGGGTGCGCAGGGCGGGGAAGGCACAACGGTGCAGGATGACCTCCTCCAGCTCCGGCAGCAGCTTCACCTCCACCTCCTTGAAGCTGAAGATGCTGTGGCCGTCGAAGCCGGCGGCCAGCTCGGGGCAGTAGCTGTGCAGGGCGCCGCCGTGCCAGCTCACCGAGGTCCGTTCAGCAGCCAGGCTGATGTAGTTGGCCTCGGAGACAAAGGCGGTGACCttggcagagctcagctccaGCGACAGGGACAGCAGTCTTTTGGGGGGAGCCCCGTCTGGCTGGGGGGGCCCTCCTGTCTCAGTAGGGGTGGCGGCACAGGGCGCCGGGCTCTCCGGGGACAAGGGAGGGAGGCGTCCCGCGGCCGAGGGCGCTCCGCAAGGCTTCGTGGCACTGCAGGGTGGCCAGGGTGTGATGGTACAAGTGCATGTGGTCGGGAGGGCTCCACAGCACCGCCAGCCCCTCGCCGCACTGCACCTAGAGCGGAGAGCGAGCACCAGGTCACCGCCACGTCCTCCTCTCCGTCACCTCTCGGTGCCCTCCCGCCACCCCCGTCCATCCCAGCACCGGCTAAAGCAGAGCCCCGAGGCCCCCACCGACCTCCAGGGAGCGGATGCTGCTGTGGTAGGTAACGGAGAGCATGGAGAGGTTGGCCACGGGGTTGGGGATGGCAGGAGCTTTGCAGCACGGCTGCATCTTCTCCGTGATGCTCTTCACCAAAGCCAGCACCATGCCCTGGACGCTGACCGTGCAGCTCTCGGCGCTCCCCAGGACAGTCAGCGTGTCCAGCCGCAGCTCCAGGGCGCCTAGAGGGACAGCACCTCGGTGCTGGAGGCACAGACAAGGCACCCCACAGCACGCCAGGCTCCCCTGGCCGTGGGGCTGTTCCAGGACAGCCATACGGGGCCAGCCCGGACACCACAACCGCACTTACCCACAACAGCTGAGAGCGTGAAAAGATTTACATCCTCCACCTTCAGATCCACCTTCCAGAGCAGTCCCCAGGGCTCGCTCGGGGCGGAGGGAGGCTGCTCGGCGAGCTCAGCTCCGCTGGGCCGCGGGCAGAAGAGGGGCAGGACCCTGGCCAGGCACTCGGTGCAGGCGTCCGACGACtccacctgcagcccccggaTGGTGCAGTCCAGGAAAGTGTGTCCGACTGGGCGCTGGACATGCCCAGAGGCTGGTTGTAGCTGCCCTGCAGGACCAACTGGCTGATTACTGTCAGGTTGCAGGACGTCCCCGTGCCACCACGCATCCCTGTGCTGCTTGCACAGGAGTTGCAGACAGGCAGCCCCCCCGGGAGCagcccctcagctccccacTCGCCTGTAGGTTGAAAGAGTCGAGGATGAGGGCTTCTCCCCACACGTGCATGTTGGGCGGGTGGGGGGCACGCTGGATGTGCGAGTCGTTGCCCACACGCCAGCAGAGGTGGTCCACGGCCAGCACCGCCCGCTGGTGCACGCTCTGGGGGCGCAGGTGCTGGTAgtctgcaggcagaggggaggggaaggcaggcagggctcGGTGCTGCCCGCTCAGCCGCCCCCAAAAAGGGGCAACTCGGACAAAACCAGGCTGGGGCCCGCAGCGCCTGGCTGGACGCAGACACAGTAGGGCCTTCCCTGTTCCCATGCCACAGACCCAGGCCGCTGATCATCCCGACGCCTCTCTGAGAGAGCCACCAACCCCACGAGAAGAGCCCTAGGAGGCACCCCGGGCCCAAGCCCTACCTGCAGAGATGGAGTTGAAGCCCAAGGCAAAGGGCGGCGTGTCCCCCAGCTGCACTGACACGTTGACGTTGGACAGCGAGGCACACAGGATGATAGGCGCTATGATTTGCGGGTAGCTCCTGCGGGGGACAAGCACGGACCGGCTCTTAGAGGGGTGCTGCATCCCATAGAGCAGCACCAAGGGACGCCTTCTGTAGGGTTTCCCAACTACCACGACACCGGGGGCCGTGCACAGAAGGGGCTGCATGCCCGGGCACCCTGTCAGAGTGGCAGGCAAGAGGAAACGAGCTACAAAAGCAGCGGCTGAGGCTGAGTTTACCTTCCCTTGTGCccctggctggggacaggcaccGCCCGGCACCTGCGTTCCTGCGCCAACAGGCCCAGCCAGTGCGAAAACTCTTGGTGGCGGTAGTGGATGATGCAGGTGttgagcagcacagcagccgAGAGGTCAATGGCTGTGACCTGGAGCAGGGAGAGCGCGGGGTGGCAGCAAGCTCGTGCCAGGAGCTGAaccagaccccccccccgggggacAGGAGCGCGCCCAGCGCCCGCTCACCTGCACGCTGGTCTTCAGGGAGTTGAGGCACACGATGCGCTGGCGGctctgggagaggagaaggccgtctggggagggaggaggaacagaagtgagggctggaggaggaaaaggccAGCAGCCCTGTCCCGGGGGGCGCCCTCCTGGCTACTTGCCCTCCAGCTGGAGGTCTACGCTCATTTGGTCCAGGTCTGAGGCGGGGGTGAAGTTGCGCAGCGGTATCTGCTCCTCTTCCCGCCGGTAGAGAAACTGCAGCAGCTTCAGGCTCCAGGTGAGGTGCCTGGGGAAAGCGGGGCGTCGCTGCCAGAGAGGAGCCGCGCCCCCACGGCCGCCGCCTCCTCACCTCACACCCCAGCTGGCTAGCACACCGGCACGGACAAAGCACGGGCCGGTACGTATCTGCAGCCCAGCCCACCTCCACCATCCCAGCAGCCGAGGATCCCAGCAGCTGtcctgctggaaaagcagctcgcctgccttcctcctcccccaggaGCACAGCCCCAGGCCACGCTCGGTGTTTCCCACGGGGGTGGGCTCTAGGATTTGCTCGCCGCCTTCTGGCAGCGCGGGGACGAGCAGGGAACGGCACAGctgtcccagggctgccccaaCCACCTCTTCCACCTGGCCCCTCACCTCTTCTGGCTGTTCATAGACAGCACCACGCTAGTGTTCTCCAGCTTCACCTCCACCCTCCTGGGGACGAGCTGCAACGTGCCCCTGCTCAGCAGAGACGAGGACTTCAGGGGCTCCTCCGGGCCTGCGGTGGGACACGCGAGAGTCACGGGAAGGCTCCCGCCCcactccctgcagcaggaggcagcggcAGCAGAGCCAAATCCCAAATCCAGCCCTCGCCCCGTCCCCGTGCCTGACCTGGGCTGGGCTGTTCGCCCCCGGCCGTGACGCGGTGCAGCAGCGGGCTGCAGAAGAGCCCCTCGTGCAGCTCCGCCTGCAGGGTCCGGACGCTCAGCCTGACGCCCACCAGCCGCCGCTTGCTGCTGATCTCCAGCGAGAGGGAGAGCGCCAGGGCCAGCTCCGCCAGGCACGTGTCATCCTGCGGGGGGGGAGGACAGGCGAGGAACGGGTCCCGGGGTGTCCCAGAGAGCCGTGCCCAGGCCCAGAGCCCCGaatttctcccctccccagcactcaCCAGCTGGCTGCTCCGCAGCACCTTGCTGTTCACCTTCGTCAGGCTCACCTCGCAGTTCAGGCTGGGGAGAGCGGAGCGAGGCTGCGGGCCCTGCTGCCTCCACGCcaagccccttccctcccttttaGGTGGGGCACGGAGACCCCGAGTCCCCCCAAAAGCAGACCAAGCCCTAACCCCACGCACAGCACAACAAcccatttggaaaacaaacgGCTCCGGCTTCCCATGAAGTAAAAAGGGACCGGGCCAGCCTCGGAGAAGGATGCTAGGTCACATCAGAGCTGGCTGTGATGTGCTGCTGAAGGGGACGCAGCAAGGCAGGACACAGGGAGCCTGGCTGGCTGGGGTTGGAGAAGTgccgccccccagcccggcaGGGAAACGGGGCCATGCTGGAGGAGGGGAGCAGCGTGCGAGCAGCAGCATTACCTCTTCCCATCCCCAGCGAGGAGGAGACGTGTCTTGCTGGCCTGGATGTGCCAGAGAGACTCCGACGTGGCCACGTGCAGAACCATGACGTTGACGGAATCCAGGTGGATGGAGAAGAGCTGGTGGGAGGGAAAGCGTTACGGTGAGGGCTGTGCAGCGGCAGCAAAGCCCGCAAAACCCTCACAGAAGCAGAGCCTACCTGGCTAAGGAGCCGCAGCAGGGAGGGTTTAAGGGCCgcatctgctctgctctcactgCCATCAGCCTCGCTGGGAGCCCCCGGGAAGGAGGGCTGGAAGCCAGGGCCCTTCTGCAGGTCCGTGCGGATTCGCACCTCCCCAAAGCACAGCTCGAAGTAGCGCCTGCAGAAACGACAGGCACGGGCAACCCTTACACGAGCCTGCGGACCCCGCTGCCGGGAGGGGGGGAGCCTCTGCTGAGACACCCCCAAAGGATTTGCAGACCGTGGGGGACTGCAAGGCCCCGCAGGAAGGTGGTGCAAAGGCGGTCAGCGGGGCCAGGGGTgagccagccccccccccgccagcagagcagctagggagctggggcaggggtaCGTACGGCAGCTCCCGGCTCAGTTTGCTGGAGATCCCAGACGCTGTCAATTTCCTGCAGGGACACACGGGCAGGCGAGAGAGGAAACTGAGGGGCCTGTCCCGC is a genomic window of Cygnus atratus isolate AKBS03 ecotype Queensland, Australia unplaced genomic scaffold, CAtr_DNAZoo_HiC_assembly HiC_scaffold_151, whole genome shotgun sequence containing:
- the BLTP2 gene encoding LOW QUALITY PROTEIN: bridge-like lipid transfer protein family member 2 (The sequence of the model RefSeq protein was modified relative to this genomic sequence to represent the inferred CDS: inserted 2 bases in 2 codons; deleted 2 bases in 2 codons), which gives rise to MVLHVATSESLWHIQASKTRLLLAGDGKSLNCEVSLTKVNSKVLRSSQLDDTCLAELALALSLSLEISSKRRLVGVRLSVRTLQAELHEGLFCSPLLHRVTAGGEQPSPGPEEPLKSSSLLSRGTLQLVPRRVEVKLENTSVVLSMNSQKRHLTWSLKLLQFLYRREEEQIPLRNFTPASDLDQMSVDLQLEDGLLLSQSRQRIVCLNSLKTSVQVTAIDLSAAVLLNTCIIHYRHQEFSHWLGLLAQERRCRAVPVPSQGHKGRSYPQIIAPIILCASLSNVNVSVQLGDTPPFALGFNSISADYQHLRPQSVHQRAVLAVDHLCWRVGNDSHIQRAPHPPNMHVWGEALILDSFNLQGSYNQPLGMSSAQSDTXFLDCTIRGLQVESSDACTECLARVLPLFCPRPSGAELAEQPPSAPSEPWGLLWKVDLKVEDVNLFTLSAVVGALELRLDTLTVLGSAESCTVSVQGMVLALVKSITEKMQPCCKAPAIPNPVANLSMLSVTYHSSIRSLEVQCGEGLAVLWSPPDHMHLYHHTLATLQCHEALRSALGRGTPPSLSPESPAPCAATPTETGGPPQPDGAPPKRLLSLSLELSSAKVTAFVSEANYISLAAERTSVSWHGGALHSYCPELAAGFDGHSIFSFKEVEVKLLPELEEVILHRCAFPALRTLRNRGWAFSFASVGIEFPYQYDFSRTLDAAVGVQKWLKGLNRRGRPAGTALPPDLLLKVTHFSWVFLDDVFEVKLRDNYELMKDESKESAKRLQLLDAKVAALRKQHGELLPARKIEELYASLEKKNIEIYIQRSRRLYANTPMRRALLTWTLAHLELVAMADESFHGTERVVEQMRDMDSVSPFPPEGLEMVTQWCRMMKGSVGSFFVRIRDYPRYLFEIRNWQLSGRLIGAEQCGQACSRRRQVLKLGLPWGDATVERNMPPLKFYHDFHSEISQYTIVWGPCWDPAWTLIGQCVDLLTKPSEDPSAPLPWWDKSRLLFHGDWHMDIEQANLHQLATEDPYNTTENMHWEWSHLSFHWKPGQFVFKGNLDINVRTASKYDDCCFLHLPDLCMTLDLQWLCHGNPHDHHGVVLRSPEFLPEVPVGQQYDSYRAFRSENLNLSIRMDLTRPSEEHSQPRILLYSSTLRWMQNFWATWTSVTRPICRGKLFNNLKPSKKKLGQHYKQLSYTALFPRLQVHYWASFAQQRGIQVECCQGHIFTRGTQRLIPQAGTVMRRLISEWSITQMVSDLSQVTVHLMASTCDENADHRLDTLVKKTHLLSLSSLTYQRHSNRTAEEELPLRDGDDGFHTHQLHLVDLRASWTTTNRDIAFGLYDGYKKAAVLKRNLSTEALKGLKIDTQLQAKKLKRGPLSAQSIPARVTAPITSGRPERASSGGAYMLQKLIEETDKFVVFTEEESGASEQLCGIAACQTDDIYNRNCLIELVNCQMVLRGAETEGCVIVSAAKAQLLQCQHHPAWYGDTLKQKTSWTCLLDGMQYFATTESSPTEREHGQLWLEVKNIEEHRQRSLDSVQELMESGQAVGGMVSTTTDWNQPSEAQQTQQVQRIISRCSCRMYYISYSHDIDPELATQIKPPETPANQEKEDLLKKQEGAVDTFTLIHHDLEISTNPAQYAMILDIVNNLLLHVEPKRKEHSEKKQRVRFQLEISSNPEEQRSSILHLQEAVRQHVAQIRQLEKQMYSNVKSLQDDSKNETLLDLNHRLQQQLSQEKADLQLESEELNILIRCFKDFQLQRANKMELRKQPEDVSVARRTEFYFAQARWRLTEEDGQLGIAELELQRFLYSKVNKSDDTAEHLLELGWVTMNNLLPNAVYKVVLRPQSSCQSGRQLALRIFSKVRPPVGGISIKEHFEVNVVPLTIQLTHQFFHRMMGFFFPGRNVEEEEVGDEEDKSKLVTTGIPVVKPRQLIVADDALGPGKGVAQGLNRTSGVRRSFRKAPEHPVDDIDKMKERAAMNNSFIYIKIPQVPLCVSYKGEKNSVDWGDLNLVLPCLEYHNNTWTWLDFAMAVKRDSRKALVAQVEKLRLKPAAGAEAXGKLENKSDGPIQQQEEDEKARLLIGLSVGEKNPSKKSIFGRRK